Proteins from a genomic interval of Caulobacter sp. NIBR1757:
- a CDS encoding response regulator, translated as MAKKVLIVEDNELNMKLFHDLLDAQGYETLQTREGLSALSLAREHRPDLILMDIQLPEISGLEVTKWLKEDDELSHIPVIAVTAFAMKGDEERIREGGCEAYISKPISVSHFLDTIRRFLG; from the coding sequence ATGGCGAAGAAGGTCCTCATCGTCGAGGATAACGAGCTCAACATGAAGCTCTTCCACGACCTGCTCGACGCGCAAGGGTATGAAACTCTTCAGACGCGCGAGGGCCTGTCCGCGCTGTCGCTGGCCCGCGAGCACCGGCCGGACCTGATATTGATGGACATCCAGCTGCCGGAGATCAGCGGCCTGGAAGTGACCAAATGGCTGAAGGAAGATGATGAGCTCAGCCATATTCCGGTCATCGCCGTAACAGCCTTTGCCATGAAGGGCGATGAAGAGCGTATCCGCGAAGGCGGCTGCGAGGCCTACATCTCCAAACCGATTTCGGTGTCCCACTTCCTGGACACCATCCGCCGCTTCCTGGGGTAG
- a CDS encoding alkaline phosphatase family protein, with translation MSTPQTAQVFITNTTDGTAKIQLWHNNSDYGTESATWTAAPGQTVGPLTVHFNTGWGSFTVLDYWACEIVVTGGSTPGRFESTGILQYSSWKEYQLQGKDAGQNLMFTVSSTSFFINLKSGGGSTPMNPVARLSAQAWLTNNTGGNATLTLFHNNSTDGTQSATWTAAPGQTVGPLTVYFRVGLNVGFVLDYWAVKAAVKDGPNPGIYTSSGFASITNWKECQLQQGDVNQNLPLTVDLSSFAINLPSGGCSAGMVKTGPYTVIDNVFVLMLENHSFENVFGQSDIQGITRAPPGTTNSYDSSNYPNSPNPAIVQNDPVGPNAPFAMPTDPGHEWFDTLEQLLGPEWGVQYTGPNKQTRTPWTAYNQPVVNTGFVSNYATTVTEITSNNPSKPTSTEYGDPMLGFTTQTDLPVIYALATEFAICDSWHASVPGPTWPNRFFVHGASSGGWADSPSSLQTVAWETPGGGFVYPSGASIYDRLSAAGLSWRVYVDENGPVFGGIPQVAALQGITYKVNTNNFGSFAQDVQGPYPYAYTFIEPNYGDTTGGSYEGGSSQHPMDSMAGGEGLIKATYEAIRNSPLWERSLLIITYDEHGGFYDSVQPQAAPQPNDGSPQDLKINGGGFLFDWYGVRVPAVLVSPLIPRGVVDKTLYDHASVPATLEALFGLQPMTARDAAANTVLAQLSLTTPRTDCPTVLPAVAPEPPRAAPPVDPNAPLPQDGNTIGFIRVLAKTDVDLARGDPAEVAAIEAQVAAITTVGEAEAYGRQVIAKAAAAQAAVNPASTAPPPAPPRAD, from the coding sequence ATGTCCACGCCACAGACCGCCCAGGTCTTCATCACCAACACCACCGACGGCACGGCCAAGATCCAGCTGTGGCACAACAACAGTGACTACGGCACCGAGAGCGCGACCTGGACCGCCGCGCCGGGCCAGACCGTCGGACCGTTGACCGTGCATTTCAACACCGGTTGGGGCTCTTTCACCGTTCTCGACTACTGGGCCTGCGAGATCGTGGTCACCGGCGGATCGACGCCCGGCCGCTTCGAGAGCACAGGCATCCTGCAGTACTCCAGCTGGAAGGAATACCAGCTGCAGGGCAAGGACGCCGGCCAGAACCTGATGTTCACGGTCAGCAGCACCAGCTTCTTCATCAACCTGAAGTCCGGCGGCGGCTCGACGCCGATGAACCCGGTCGCGCGGCTCTCGGCCCAGGCCTGGCTGACCAACAACACCGGCGGCAACGCCACCCTGACCCTGTTCCACAACAACAGCACCGACGGCACCCAGAGCGCCACCTGGACGGCGGCGCCGGGCCAGACGGTGGGCCCATTGACCGTCTATTTCCGCGTGGGGCTGAACGTCGGATTCGTGCTCGACTACTGGGCGGTCAAGGCGGCGGTGAAGGACGGGCCGAACCCGGGCATCTATACCTCCAGCGGCTTCGCCAGCATCACCAACTGGAAGGAATGCCAGCTGCAGCAGGGGGACGTGAACCAGAACCTGCCGCTGACCGTCGATCTGAGCAGCTTCGCCATCAACCTGCCCTCCGGCGGCTGTTCGGCCGGCATGGTCAAGACCGGCCCCTACACGGTGATCGACAACGTCTTCGTGCTGATGCTGGAGAACCACTCGTTCGAGAACGTCTTCGGTCAGTCGGATATTCAGGGCATCACCCGCGCCCCGCCGGGAACGACCAACAGCTACGACAGCAGCAACTACCCCAACAGCCCCAACCCGGCCATCGTCCAGAACGATCCGGTCGGGCCCAACGCCCCGTTCGCCATGCCGACCGACCCAGGCCACGAGTGGTTCGATACCCTGGAACAGCTGCTGGGGCCCGAATGGGGCGTGCAATACACTGGGCCCAACAAGCAGACCCGCACGCCCTGGACCGCCTACAACCAGCCGGTGGTGAACACCGGCTTTGTCAGCAACTACGCCACGACGGTCACCGAGATCACCTCGAACAATCCCAGCAAGCCGACCTCGACCGAGTACGGCGATCCGATGCTGGGCTTCACCACCCAGACCGACCTGCCGGTGATCTATGCCCTGGCGACGGAGTTCGCGATCTGCGACTCCTGGCACGCTTCGGTGCCGGGACCGACCTGGCCCAACCGCTTCTTCGTGCACGGCGCCTCCTCGGGCGGCTGGGCCGACTCTCCCAGCAGCCTGCAGACCGTGGCCTGGGAAACGCCCGGCGGCGGCTTCGTCTATCCGAGCGGCGCATCGATCTATGACCGGCTGTCGGCGGCCGGGCTGTCGTGGCGGGTATATGTCGACGAGAACGGGCCGGTGTTCGGCGGCATTCCGCAGGTCGCGGCGCTGCAGGGCATCACCTACAAGGTCAACACCAACAATTTCGGCAGTTTCGCTCAGGACGTGCAGGGCCCCTACCCCTACGCCTACACCTTCATTGAGCCCAACTACGGCGACACCACCGGCGGCTCCTACGAAGGCGGCTCCTCGCAACATCCGATGGATTCGATGGCCGGCGGCGAAGGGCTGATCAAGGCCACCTACGAGGCGATCCGCAACTCGCCGCTGTGGGAACGCAGCCTGCTGATCATCACCTATGACGAGCACGGCGGCTTTTACGACAGCGTGCAGCCCCAGGCCGCGCCGCAGCCGAACGACGGCAGCCCGCAGGACCTGAAGATCAACGGCGGCGGCTTCCTGTTCGACTGGTACGGGGTGCGGGTTCCGGCGGTGCTGGTCTCGCCGCTGATCCCCAGGGGGGTGGTCGACAAGACCCTCTACGACCATGCCTCGGTGCCCGCGACCCTGGAGGCGCTGTTCGGCCTGCAGCCGATGACCGCCCGCGACGCCGCCGCCAACACCGTGCTGGCCCAGCTGTCGCTGACGACCCCGCGCACCGACTGTCCGACGGTCCTGCCCGCCGTCGCGCCGGAGCCGCCGCGCGCGGCCCCGCCCGTCGATCCGAATGCCCCCCTGCCGCAGGATGGAAACACCATCGGCTTCATCAGGGTGCTGGCCAAGACCGACGTCGATCTGGCGCGGGGCGATCCGGCCGAGGTGGCGGCGATCGAGGCGCAGGTGGCCGCGATCACCACGGTCGGCGAGGCGGAAGCCTATGGCCGCCAGGTCATCGCCAAGGCCGCCGCGGCCCAGGCGGCGGTCAATCCGGCCTCGACCGCGCCACCGCCGGCTCCGCCCCGGGCGGACTGA
- a CDS encoding flavodoxin family protein has protein sequence MALKAQPLNCTLKRDGDSSTDAILDLMRKDFERCGVEVAKIIRVAAHNVLPGVTSDEGKGDDWPAIRKKILAADILILGGPIWMGQPSSVAKRVLERLDAFLSETDEQGRMPSYGKVAVCAVVGNEDGAHHTSAEVFQALNDVGFTIPAVAACYWVGEAMGSVDFKDLKKTPEKVAKTAAMVADNAAHLARLLNAEPFPGHEQKD, from the coding sequence ATGGCGCTCAAGGCTCAACCCCTCAACTGCACCCTCAAGCGTGACGGCGACAGTTCGACTGACGCCATTCTCGACCTGATGCGAAAGGACTTCGAACGCTGCGGCGTCGAGGTCGCGAAGATCATCCGCGTCGCCGCCCATAATGTCCTGCCTGGCGTGACCTCCGACGAAGGCAAGGGCGACGACTGGCCGGCCATTCGCAAGAAAATCCTCGCCGCCGACATCCTGATCCTCGGCGGACCGATCTGGATGGGCCAGCCGAGCAGCGTCGCCAAGCGGGTGCTTGAACGGTTGGACGCCTTCCTGAGCGAGACCGACGAGCAGGGCCGTATGCCCTCCTACGGCAAGGTCGCCGTCTGCGCCGTGGTCGGCAACGAGGACGGCGCCCACCATACCTCGGCCGAGGTCTTCCAGGCGTTGAACGACGTCGGATTCACCATCCCCGCCGTCGCCGCCTGCTACTGGGTCGGCGAAGCCATGGGCTCTGTCGATTTCAAGGATCTGAAGAAGACCCCCGAGAAGGTGGCCAAGACCGCCGCCATGGTGGCCGACAATGCGGCGCACCTCGCCCGCCTGCTCAACGCCGAGCCGTTTCCCGGGCATGAGCAGAAGGACTAG
- a CDS encoding NAD(P)-dependent oxidoreductase, whose protein sequence is MKVAFVGLGVMGFPMAGHLARAGHEVSVYNRSPAKALRWVETYGGRAGLTLNETVHACDLVALCVGNDDDVRSVVFDILDSMNYGGIVVDHTTISAKVAREMADLAEASGRVFLDAPVSGGQAGAENGQLTIMVGGDEAALAKAEPVIGAYAKAIKRIGGPGHGQLAKMANQICIAGVVQGLAEAVHFCDRAGVDPQAVFDAISKGAAQSWQMDNRWATMVQGKFDFGFAVDWMRKDLGLVLDEAVTKGATLEMTRLVDGYYAEVQALGGNRWDTSSLVARLSKKD, encoded by the coding sequence ATGAAAGTCGCGTTTGTCGGCCTCGGGGTCATGGGTTTTCCGATGGCCGGCCATCTGGCCAGGGCCGGGCATGAGGTCAGTGTCTACAATCGCTCGCCGGCCAAGGCGCTGCGCTGGGTCGAGACCTACGGCGGTCGGGCGGGGCTGACCCTGAACGAGACGGTCCACGCCTGCGACCTCGTGGCCCTGTGCGTCGGCAACGACGACGACGTGCGCAGCGTCGTCTTCGACATCCTCGATTCGATGAACTACGGCGGCATCGTCGTCGACCACACCACCATCTCGGCCAAGGTGGCCCGGGAGATGGCCGATCTTGCCGAGGCCTCCGGCCGCGTCTTCCTGGATGCGCCGGTCAGCGGCGGCCAGGCGGGGGCGGAGAACGGCCAGCTGACCATCATGGTCGGCGGCGACGAGGCGGCCCTGGCGAAGGCGGAGCCCGTCATCGGCGCCTACGCCAAGGCCATCAAGCGCATTGGCGGTCCGGGGCACGGCCAGCTGGCGAAGATGGCCAACCAGATCTGCATCGCCGGCGTTGTCCAGGGCCTGGCCGAGGCGGTGCACTTCTGCGACCGGGCCGGGGTGGACCCGCAGGCGGTGTTCGACGCCATCAGCAAGGGCGCCGCCCAGTCCTGGCAGATGGACAACCGCTGGGCGACGATGGTGCAGGGCAAGTTCGACTTCGGCTTCGCGGTCGACTGGATGCGCAAGGACCTTGGGTTGGTGCTCGACGAAGCGGTGACCAAGGGGGCGACGCTGGAGATGACCAGGCTGGTCGACGGTTACTACGCCGAGGTGCAGGCTCTGGGCGGTAACCGGTGGGATACGTCGAGCCTTGTCGCCAGACTGAGCAAGAAGGACTGA